The Carbonactinospora thermoautotrophica genome window below encodes:
- a CDS encoding MSMEG_0568 family radical SAM protein codes for MRTGIDIGCPGATRSDAPGGSGFGTRVEIALQGVRVDAPVQRRSGAGPSDDNHVLVDGANAALPINPQSPYLVRDGRLMRGSVDTGLSVQVVPRPRFYDLVTADGVPYEKIARLHGADVLATTVVQTCIRYAEQDRCRFCAIEESLRSGSTIAAKTPAQLAEVAEAAVRLDGVRQMVMTTGTTAGPDRGARYLARCVRAVAEAVPGLPIQVQCEPPADLSVLTTLREAGATAIGIHVESLDEEVRRRWMPGKATVPMEQYEAAWDEAVRVFGRNRVSTYLLIGLGEDPDEMIAGAARLIDRGVYPFVVPFRPMPGTLARRDGIGAPDPALVRYVTERVAALLRAAGMLGADQRAGCAACGACSLLQAAGA; via the coding sequence GTGCGCACTGGCATCGACATCGGCTGCCCCGGGGCCACCAGGAGCGACGCTCCCGGTGGCTCCGGGTTCGGCACCAGGGTCGAGATAGCCCTGCAGGGTGTCCGGGTGGACGCGCCGGTTCAACGCCGCAGCGGCGCCGGGCCGAGCGACGACAACCATGTGCTCGTCGACGGCGCCAACGCCGCGCTCCCGATCAACCCGCAAAGCCCCTACCTGGTGCGGGACGGCCGGTTGATGCGCGGCTCGGTCGACACGGGTCTGTCCGTCCAGGTCGTCCCAAGACCCCGGTTCTACGACCTCGTCACGGCCGACGGCGTGCCGTACGAGAAGATCGCACGGCTGCACGGGGCGGACGTCCTGGCGACCACGGTGGTGCAGACCTGCATCCGCTACGCCGAACAGGACCGTTGCCGGTTCTGCGCCATCGAGGAGTCGTTGCGCTCAGGCTCGACCATCGCGGCCAAGACACCGGCGCAGTTGGCCGAGGTGGCGGAGGCGGCCGTCCGCCTCGACGGGGTCCGGCAGATGGTGATGACGACCGGCACCACCGCCGGCCCGGACCGTGGCGCCCGCTACCTGGCCCGCTGTGTGCGCGCCGTGGCGGAGGCCGTGCCGGGGCTTCCCATCCAGGTTCAGTGCGAGCCGCCGGCCGACCTCTCCGTGCTGACCACGCTGCGGGAGGCGGGCGCCACCGCCATCGGCATCCACGTCGAGTCCCTCGACGAGGAGGTCCGTCGACGGTGGATGCCGGGCAAGGCCACCGTGCCGATGGAGCAGTACGAGGCGGCGTGGGACGAGGCCGTGCGGGTCTTCGGCCGCAACCGTGTCTCGACCTACCTGCTGATCGGCCTCGGCGAGGACCCCGACGAGATGATCGCCGGGGCGGCGCGGCTGATCGACCGCGGGGTGTACCCGTTCGTCGTCCCGTTCCGCCCCATGCCGGGGACGCTGGCCCGGCGCGACGGGATCGGGGCACCGGACCCGGCGCTGGTCCGTTACGTCACCGAACGGGTCGCCGCGCTGCTGCGCGCGGCGGGCATGCTCGGCGCTGACCAGCGGGCCGGCTGTGCCGCGTGCGGGGCGTGCAGCCTGCTGCAGGCGGCGGGAGCGTGA
- a CDS encoding MSMEG_0565 family glycosyltransferase, translating to MRRHLSIALLTYSTKPRGGVVHTLALAEALAAAGQRVTVWALGRGGDTRFFRPVDPAVRQVIVPFPDVEGEDVGARVLRSIRTLRSAFDPRAYDVVHAQDCISANAVDRCVRTVHHIDHFTTPELAACHERAIRTPFAHVCVSQAVADELLRGWGIKAVVIPNGVDSARFAAAAGPDPAAARARERWRSALGRFVLTVGGIEPRKGSLELLEAYALLRSAMPDVRLVIAGGETLFDYREYRAEWESLAARLGVEPVVLGPVAHDDLPSLVAAASVFAFPSTKEGFGLAAMEALAAGVPVVVRDLPVFREVFAGVARFAADAHSFAAKMRDALTAPDPRRRAAGRALSARYTWRKAAEEHLRLYRSLLGDGCSAPGTRRAPG from the coding sequence GTGCGACGACACCTGTCCATCGCCCTGCTCACCTACTCCACCAAACCCCGCGGCGGGGTGGTGCACACCCTCGCCCTGGCCGAGGCCTTGGCCGCGGCCGGCCAACGGGTCACGGTGTGGGCACTGGGCAGAGGCGGCGACACCAGGTTCTTCCGCCCCGTCGACCCGGCGGTGCGTCAGGTGATCGTGCCCTTCCCCGACGTCGAGGGAGAAGACGTCGGCGCCCGGGTGTTGCGTTCCATCCGCACCCTGCGCTCGGCCTTCGACCCGCGCGCCTACGACGTGGTCCACGCCCAGGACTGCATCAGCGCCAACGCGGTGGACCGCTGCGTGCGCACCGTTCACCACATCGACCACTTCACCACCCCCGAACTCGCGGCCTGCCACGAGCGCGCGATCCGCACCCCGTTCGCGCACGTGTGCGTGTCCCAGGCGGTGGCTGACGAGCTGCTACGCGGATGGGGGATCAAGGCGGTGGTGATCCCGAACGGGGTGGACTCCGCACGGTTCGCCGCAGCGGCTGGACCCGATCCGGCGGCCGCCCGTGCCCGGGAGCGATGGCGTTCCGCCCTGGGGCGCTTCGTCCTGACCGTCGGCGGCATCGAGCCCCGCAAGGGCTCGTTGGAACTGTTGGAGGCGTACGCGCTGCTCCGCAGCGCGATGCCCGACGTGCGACTCGTGATCGCAGGCGGGGAAACGCTGTTCGACTACCGCGAATACCGCGCGGAATGGGAGTCGCTGGCAGCGCGCCTCGGCGTCGAACCGGTCGTGCTCGGCCCGGTCGCCCATGACGACCTGCCCTCGCTGGTCGCGGCGGCCAGCGTGTTCGCCTTTCCCTCCACCAAGGAGGGCTTCGGGCTGGCCGCGATGGAGGCCCTGGCCGCGGGCGTCCCGGTGGTCGTCCGGGACCTGCCGGTTTTCCGGGAGGTCTTCGCAGGGGTGGCGCGGTTCGCCGCCGACGCCCACAGCTTCGCCGCGAAGATGCGCGACGCGCTGACCGCACCCGACCCGAGGCGACGGGCGGCAGGGCGGGCGCTTTCCGCCCGGTACACCTGGCGGAAAGCCGCCGAAGAGCATCTGAGGCTTTACCGGTCACTGCTGGGCGACGGCTGCTCGGCTCCTGGAACACGGCGAGCGCCGGGCTGA
- a CDS encoding MSMEG_0567/sll0787 family protein: MIRLDHGTDVPALLGERNSLERQPAFWIEQATDRKTIAAYRALRTRVFVHEQGLFEGHDLDERDDDPRTVVLVARDREGTVIGGVRLGPVDDGPDLGWWVGGRLVVDPTHRGLRGVGGALVRAACARAEDSGALRFEATVQARNEKLFTRLGWQPVRPVTVAGRPHVLMRWPIRRIAALAAATKSALGPLLADLAPGGSGFVGDDGAPVPGSDLVAACDAIVPAMVERDPEWAGWCSVLVNLNDLAAMGAVPVGLLDALGARDRSFAARVLAGLRKAAVAYDVPVLGGHTQLGVPAALSVTALGRTAAPIPAGGGRPGHRIRLTVDLGGGWRPNYVGRQWDSTTHRRTPELRAMLAAVGKARPAAAKDVSMAGIVGTLGMLAEASGCAAVLDVARVPRPAAATMGDWLTCFPGFAMLTADEPGSMPLPAGPAEGAECGELIPGQGVSLRWPDGERTEVITGAVTGLGIA, translated from the coding sequence ATGATCCGTCTGGACCACGGCACCGACGTCCCAGCGCTGCTCGGTGAGCGCAACAGCCTGGAGCGGCAGCCGGCTTTCTGGATCGAGCAGGCCACGGACCGAAAGACCATCGCGGCCTACCGTGCCCTGCGAACCCGGGTCTTCGTGCACGAGCAGGGCCTGTTCGAGGGCCACGACCTGGACGAACGCGATGACGATCCCCGTACCGTCGTGCTCGTCGCCAGGGACCGGGAAGGCACCGTCATCGGCGGCGTCCGCCTCGGCCCGGTTGACGACGGTCCCGACCTCGGATGGTGGGTCGGCGGCCGGCTGGTCGTCGACCCGACCCATCGGGGTCTGCGGGGTGTTGGCGGCGCGCTGGTACGCGCCGCCTGCGCGCGGGCCGAGGATTCCGGGGCGCTGCGCTTCGAGGCCACGGTGCAGGCGCGCAACGAGAAGCTGTTCACCCGGCTCGGGTGGCAGCCGGTGCGTCCGGTGACCGTCGCCGGCAGGCCGCACGTGCTCATGCGCTGGCCGATCAGGCGGATCGCCGCGCTGGCGGCGGCCACCAAGAGCGCGCTGGGTCCGCTGCTGGCCGACCTCGCCCCGGGCGGGAGCGGGTTCGTCGGCGACGACGGCGCGCCCGTGCCCGGCAGCGACCTGGTGGCCGCCTGTGACGCGATCGTGCCCGCCATGGTGGAGCGGGATCCGGAGTGGGCCGGTTGGTGCTCGGTACTGGTCAATCTCAACGACCTGGCCGCGATGGGCGCGGTGCCGGTAGGGCTGCTCGACGCCCTCGGCGCCCGGGACAGGTCCTTCGCGGCGAGGGTGCTCGCCGGGCTGCGTAAGGCCGCCGTCGCCTACGACGTGCCAGTCCTCGGCGGGCACACCCAACTCGGCGTGCCCGCCGCCCTGTCCGTCACCGCGCTGGGCCGCACCGCGGCGCCGATACCCGCGGGCGGGGGACGGCCGGGGCACCGGATACGGCTGACCGTCGATCTGGGCGGCGGCTGGCGGCCGAACTACGTGGGACGGCAGTGGGACTCCACCACCCACCGCCGTACTCCGGAGCTGCGCGCGATGCTGGCCGCGGTGGGAAAGGCCCGCCCCGCGGCGGCCAAGGACGTGTCGATGGCCGGCATCGTCGGCACCCTCGGCATGCTCGCCGAAGCCAGCGGATGCGCGGCGGTGCTCGATGTGGCGCGAGTACCCCGGCCCGCCGCGGCCACGATGGGGGACTGGCTGACCTGCTTCCCCGGTTTCGCCATGCTCACGGCGGACGAACCCGGCAGCATGCCCCTGCCCGCCGGACCGGCCGAAGGGGCCGAGTGCGGCGAGCTGATACCGGGTCAAGGCGTCTCGCTGCGCTGGCCGGACGGGGAACGAACGGAAGTGATCACTGGCGCGGTGACCGGATTGGGGATCGCTTGA
- a CDS encoding amidohydrolase family protein has protein sequence MTDHRVFDAHRHLGVLPAFPFYGGPPVRPDINARATVAQLLKDLDAQGVERALVLPNYGVPDPDVAFSFNELCLEAASTDDRIRCGLWVSPRPADAERTEAALALAGEPGVRALKLSFLLGGRPTDPACRPLLDRIFAVARERQLVVHVHTSPGAASDIDEVGHLVEWYADQVPIHLVHFGGGVSGHIKLAGHRFFDWVAAGKRVYTDLSWAVGFAPRWLVEEISRRGIGHDRVLFASDEPWGDYPGEFARLSAAVGDGELADLVFHGTFEKLYG, from the coding sequence ATGACTGATCACAGGGTCTTCGACGCGCACCGTCACCTGGGGGTGCTGCCCGCCTTCCCCTTCTACGGGGGGCCGCCGGTGCGGCCGGACATCAACGCCCGGGCCACCGTGGCGCAGCTGCTCAAGGACCTGGACGCCCAGGGCGTGGAGCGGGCGCTGGTGCTGCCCAACTACGGGGTGCCCGACCCGGACGTGGCGTTCTCCTTCAACGAGCTGTGCCTGGAGGCCGCCTCGACCGACGACCGCATCCGCTGCGGGCTGTGGGTCTCCCCCCGTCCCGCGGACGCCGAACGCACCGAGGCGGCGTTGGCCCTGGCCGGGGAGCCGGGGGTGCGGGCGCTCAAGCTCAGCTTCCTGCTCGGCGGCCGGCCCACCGACCCGGCCTGCCGCCCGCTGCTGGACCGGATCTTCGCCGTGGCCCGAGAACGCCAGCTCGTGGTGCACGTGCACACCTCCCCCGGAGCCGCCTCCGACATCGACGAGGTCGGGCACCTGGTGGAGTGGTACGCCGACCAGGTACCCATCCACCTGGTGCACTTCGGCGGCGGGGTGAGCGGGCACATCAAACTCGCCGGCCACCGGTTCTTCGACTGGGTGGCCGCCGGAAAGCGCGTCTACACCGACCTGTCGTGGGCGGTCGGCTTCGCGCCCCGCTGGCTGGTCGAGGAGATTTCCCGCCGCGGCATCGGGCACGACCGGGTGCTGTTCGCCAGCGACGAGCCGTGGGGGGACTACCCCGGGGAGTTCGCCCGGCTGAGCGCCGCGGTGGGCGACGGGGAGCTGGCCGACCTGGTGTTCCACGGCACGTTCGAAAAGCTCTACGGATAA
- a CDS encoding carbon-nitrogen hydrolase family protein has product MAAVAASFDRDLEADFARIERLVAAARAAGIRLLALPEACLGGYLSSLDGGAEGPPALDPDGPEIRRLAALAEDMVVCAGYCEEAGGRRYNSAVCVTGDGVLGRHRKVHQPLSEDASYAAGDRFAAFDTPVGRLGMMICYDKAFPESARALALDGAEIVVCMSAWPGSRTNPSADLAEDRWKHRFDLFDRARALENQVVWLSANQAGSFGELRFVGSAKVVDPAGEVLAATGVGPGMAIAELDVRQAIDTARRAMGYLRDRRPDAYPPTARELALAVEGPQR; this is encoded by the coding sequence ATGGCTGCCGTGGCGGCTTCGTTCGACCGGGACCTCGAAGCCGACTTCGCCCGGATCGAGCGGCTGGTGGCCGCCGCGCGGGCGGCCGGCATCCGTCTGCTCGCCCTCCCTGAGGCGTGCCTGGGCGGCTACCTGTCGAGTCTGGACGGCGGCGCGGAAGGCCCGCCGGCGCTCGACCCGGATGGGCCCGAGATCCGCCGACTCGCCGCACTGGCCGAAGACATGGTGGTGTGCGCGGGTTATTGCGAAGAAGCAGGCGGGCGGCGCTACAACAGCGCGGTCTGCGTGACAGGTGACGGTGTCCTCGGTCGGCACCGCAAGGTGCACCAGCCGCTCAGCGAGGACGCCAGTTACGCCGCCGGGGACCGCTTCGCCGCCTTCGACACCCCGGTCGGCCGGCTGGGCATGATGATCTGCTACGACAAGGCGTTCCCCGAGTCGGCGAGGGCGCTGGCCCTCGACGGCGCCGAGATCGTGGTTTGCATGTCGGCCTGGCCGGGCAGCCGGACCAATCCGAGCGCGGACCTGGCCGAGGACCGCTGGAAGCACCGTTTCGACCTGTTCGACCGGGCCAGGGCTTTGGAGAACCAGGTCGTGTGGCTGTCCGCGAACCAAGCGGGAAGCTTCGGCGAGCTCCGGTTCGTCGGCAGCGCGAAGGTGGTCGACCCCGCAGGGGAGGTGCTCGCGGCCACCGGAGTCGGGCCGGGCATGGCGATCGCCGAGTTGGACGTGCGGCAGGCGATCGACACGGCCCGCCGCGCCATGGGGTATCTGCGGGACCGCCGCCCCGATGCCTACCCGCCGACCGCGCGGGAACTCGCCCTGGCCGTGGAGGGACCCCAGCGATGA
- a CDS encoding MSMEG_0569 family flavin-dependent oxidoreductase yields the protein MNATVAGYASRGAQPALEGEHRPVVVIGGGQAGLSMSYCLRQRGIDHLVLERDRVGYEWRERRWDSFCLVTPNWQCRLPGFPYQGDDPDGFMGRDEVVRYIEDYAASFNPPLVEHVTVTRLRRGRVFEISTTRGELTADQVVVATGPYHGPAIPRMAERLPEDVVQIHSSEYRNPDQLPPGEVLVVGSGQSGCQIAEDLHLAGRQVHLAVGDAPRVARFYRGRDVVAWLDAMGYYDKSIDEFDDQDSVRFRANHYVTGRDGGRDIDLRALAREGMRLYGRLIGISDATAHFAADLRRNLDNADAVSESIKDSIDEFIEAQGIDAPVEPRYTPVWEPADEPGELDLRRSRISAVVWCTGFRREYRWIEVPVFDGRGYPTHKRGVTSCPGLYFLGLPWQHTWGSGRFSGVARDAEYLAERIACGAAPAEETIRAVAS from the coding sequence GTGAACGCGACGGTCGCCGGGTACGCTTCACGCGGTGCGCAACCGGCCCTCGAAGGCGAGCACCGTCCCGTCGTCGTCATCGGGGGCGGGCAAGCCGGCCTTTCGATGAGCTACTGCCTGCGCCAGCGCGGCATCGACCATCTGGTCCTGGAACGCGACCGGGTCGGCTATGAGTGGCGGGAGCGGCGGTGGGACTCGTTCTGCCTGGTCACTCCCAATTGGCAGTGCCGACTGCCCGGCTTCCCCTACCAGGGAGATGACCCGGACGGCTTCATGGGCCGGGATGAGGTCGTGCGGTACATCGAGGACTATGCGGCGTCCTTCAACCCTCCCCTGGTAGAGCACGTCACCGTCACCCGGCTCCGGCGCGGCCGGGTGTTCGAGATCAGCACCACTCGCGGGGAGCTCACCGCCGATCAGGTCGTGGTCGCGACCGGCCCGTACCACGGCCCGGCGATACCCCGGATGGCCGAGCGGCTGCCGGAAGACGTGGTGCAGATCCATTCCTCGGAGTACCGCAATCCCGACCAACTGCCGCCCGGTGAGGTGCTCGTGGTAGGCAGCGGCCAGTCCGGCTGCCAGATCGCCGAGGACTTGCACCTGGCGGGCCGGCAGGTCCACTTGGCCGTGGGCGACGCCCCGCGGGTCGCCCGGTTCTATCGAGGCCGGGACGTGGTGGCGTGGCTCGACGCGATGGGCTACTACGACAAGAGCATCGATGAGTTCGACGACCAGGACAGCGTGCGGTTCCGGGCCAATCACTACGTGACCGGCCGGGACGGCGGTCGCGACATCGACCTGCGGGCGCTCGCCCGGGAGGGTATGCGCCTGTACGGGCGCCTCATCGGTATCTCGGACGCCACCGCCCACTTCGCCGCCGACCTTAGGCGCAATCTGGACAACGCGGACGCCGTGTCCGAGAGCATCAAGGACTCGATCGACGAGTTCATCGAAGCCCAGGGCATCGACGCGCCGGTGGAGCCGCGCTACACCCCGGTGTGGGAGCCTGCGGACGAGCCGGGCGAACTGGACCTGAGGCGCTCCCGGATCAGCGCGGTGGTCTGGTGCACCGGCTTTCGGCGCGAGTACCGGTGGATCGAGGTGCCCGTCTTCGACGGCAGGGGGTACCCGACGCACAAGCGAGGGGTCACCAGTTGTCCGGGCCTGTACTTCCTCGGCTTGCCATGGCAGCACACCTGGGGGTCGGGACGGTTCTCCGGCGTGGCCCGCGATGCCGAGTACCTCGCGGAGCGCATCGCCTGCGGCGCCGCACCGGCTGAGGAGACCATCCGTGCGGTTGCCTCCTAG
- a CDS encoding TrpB-like pyridoxal phosphate-dependent enzyme has protein sequence MDTRTKFVLDESEMPRQWYNIIPDLPSPPPPALHPATLEPVGPEDLAPLFPAELIAQEVTTERYVDIPEEVLEVYRLWRPSPLFRARRLEKALGTPARIYYKYEGVSPVGSHKPNTAVPQAFYNAREGVRRLTTETGAGQWGSSLAFACAQFGLECEVWQVRASYDQKPYRRLMIETFGATVHPSPSPLTASGRKILEAAPDSPGSLGIAISEAVEVAAGDPQTRYALGSVLNHVLLHQTIIGEEALRQFELAGDTPDLIVGCTGGGSNFGGLVFPFLREKLAGRINPVIRAVEPAACPSLTRGKYTYDYGDTAGLTPLMKMHTLGHDFVPDPIHAGGLRYHGMSPLVSHIYELGLIEAVAKPQSECFAAGVQFARAEGIVPAPEPTHAIAACIEEALRCKETGEEKVILTAVCGHAHLDLPAYGRYLAGEMEDLELTSERIEAALATLPEHAR, from the coding sequence ATGGACACCCGTACCAAGTTCGTCCTGGACGAGTCCGAGATGCCACGGCAGTGGTACAACATCATCCCCGACCTGCCCTCGCCGCCCCCGCCGGCGCTGCACCCGGCGACCCTGGAGCCGGTCGGCCCCGAGGACCTCGCCCCGCTCTTCCCGGCCGAGCTGATCGCTCAGGAGGTGACCACCGAGCGGTACGTCGACATCCCGGAGGAGGTGCTCGAGGTGTACCGCCTGTGGCGTCCCTCCCCGCTGTTCCGGGCGCGCCGCCTGGAGAAGGCGCTCGGCACCCCGGCGCGGATCTACTACAAGTACGAGGGCGTGAGCCCGGTCGGCTCGCACAAGCCCAACACGGCCGTGCCGCAGGCGTTCTACAACGCGCGGGAAGGCGTGCGCCGGCTGACCACCGAGACCGGCGCGGGCCAGTGGGGCAGCTCGCTCGCGTTCGCCTGCGCGCAGTTCGGGCTGGAGTGCGAGGTCTGGCAGGTCCGCGCCTCCTACGACCAGAAGCCGTACCGGCGCCTGATGATCGAGACCTTCGGCGCCACGGTCCACCCGAGCCCGTCCCCCCTCACCGCGTCAGGACGCAAGATCCTGGAGGCGGCCCCGGACTCCCCGGGCAGCCTCGGCATCGCGATCAGCGAGGCGGTCGAGGTCGCCGCGGGTGACCCGCAGACCAGGTACGCGCTGGGCAGCGTGCTCAACCACGTGCTGCTGCACCAGACGATCATCGGCGAGGAGGCGCTGCGCCAGTTCGAGCTGGCCGGCGACACCCCGGACCTGATCGTCGGCTGCACCGGCGGCGGTTCGAACTTCGGCGGGCTGGTGTTCCCTTTCCTCCGCGAGAAGCTGGCCGGCCGGATCAACCCGGTCATCCGGGCCGTGGAGCCGGCCGCCTGCCCGTCGCTCACCCGCGGGAAGTACACCTACGACTACGGCGACACGGCCGGGTTGACCCCGCTGATGAAGATGCACACGCTCGGCCACGACTTCGTTCCGGACCCGATCCACGCCGGCGGCCTGCGCTACCACGGCATGTCGCCGCTGGTCTCGCACATCTACGAGCTGGGGCTGATCGAGGCCGTGGCCAAGCCGCAGTCCGAATGCTTCGCGGCCGGCGTCCAGTTCGCCCGCGCCGAGGGCATCGTGCCCGCGCCGGAGCCCACCCACGCCATCGCGGCGTGCATCGAGGAGGCGCTGCGCTGCAAGGAGACGGGCGAGGAGAAGGTCATCCTGACCGCGGTCTGCGGCCACGCACACCTGGACCTGCCCGCGTATGGGCGCTACCTGGCCGGGGAGATGGAGGACCTGGAGCTCACCTCCGAGCGCATCGAGGCCGCGCTGGCCACGCTGCCCGAGCACGCCCGCTGA
- a CDS encoding ClpP family protease, whose translation MDLPGPRPGEGVWPAWLYERLLEQRLVLVQGRLDRELATRLCAQLLTLDATGDDPVRLHLASPDGELAAALTVIDVFDLLTVPVHAVATGQVGGPSVGVLAAAHDRRAYPHATFRLSEPRGRFEGSAAELATQNEQHRWLLDDFYARLAQDIRRPVARVRHDTRQGRFLTAGQAVTYGLIDAIVEQRTG comes from the coding sequence ATGGACCTGCCCGGCCCCCGGCCCGGGGAGGGCGTCTGGCCTGCCTGGCTGTACGAGCGCCTCCTGGAGCAGCGCCTGGTCCTCGTCCAGGGACGCCTGGACCGCGAGCTCGCGACCCGGCTCTGCGCGCAGCTGCTCACCCTCGACGCGACCGGGGACGACCCCGTCCGACTGCACCTGGCCAGCCCCGACGGGGAGCTGGCCGCCGCCCTGACCGTGATCGATGTGTTCGACCTGCTGACCGTGCCCGTGCACGCTGTCGCCACCGGCCAGGTCGGCGGCCCCTCGGTCGGCGTCCTCGCCGCCGCCCATGACCGGCGCGCCTACCCGCACGCGACCTTCCGGCTCAGCGAGCCCCGGGGGCGGTTCGAGGGCAGCGCCGCCGAACTGGCCACCCAGAACGAGCAACACCGCTGGCTGCTGGACGACTTCTACGCCCGGCTGGCCCAGGACATCCGGCGGCCGGTCGCCCGGGTACGCCACGACACCCGGCAGGGCCGGTTCCTCACCGCCGGCCAGGCCGTCACGTACGGCCTGATCGACGCGATCGTCGAGCAGCGGACCGGCTGA
- a CDS encoding helix-turn-helix domain-containing protein — MTIEEASGERLPVLPGFREMAQRRRRMIAQLAAQRRAAGLSQTEVAARMGTSQSAVARLEAGDADVRVSTLERYAAAIGCQITWGLHD; from the coding sequence ATGACCATCGAGGAGGCGTCCGGCGAGCGGCTGCCGGTGCTGCCCGGCTTCCGGGAGATGGCCCAGCGGCGCCGGCGGATGATCGCCCAGTTGGCCGCGCAGCGGCGGGCGGCCGGCCTGTCGCAGACCGAGGTCGCGGCGCGCATGGGCACCTCCCAGTCCGCGGTCGCGCGCCTGGAGGCCGGTGACGCGGACGTGCGGGTGTCGACGCTGGAACGCTACGCCGCCGCCATCGGATGCCAGATCACCTGGGGGCTTCACGACTGA
- a CDS encoding carbon-nitrogen hydrolase family protein: MGVIRVAAAAARFGRDLEFDLRRIAKLIEDARRLGVSLLVLPDAALGGYLADLRHPDPEALPPALKPDDPLLMKVAEMAGEMVVCVGYCEADGEDRYNSAVCVSGDGVLGRHRKVHLPAGETAAYSAGDRFAAFDTPVGRLGMLIDYDKTFPESARSLALDGAEIVACLSAWPTSVTNRAPRMAQDRQARLFDLYDCARAAENQVVVVSSNQTGTMGGLRFLGQAKVVGPGGDILARTWSKAGLAVAELDVAAEIARARRVLRHLDERRPAAYRGLG; this comes from the coding sequence ATGGGCGTGATCCGGGTGGCCGCGGCCGCCGCCCGGTTCGGCCGTGACTTGGAGTTCGACCTCAGGCGTATCGCCAAGCTGATCGAGGACGCCCGGCGGTTGGGTGTTTCCCTGCTGGTGCTCCCCGATGCCGCGCTGGGCGGTTACCTCGCCGACCTGCGCCATCCGGACCCAGAAGCGCTGCCGCCCGCGCTGAAGCCGGACGATCCGCTTCTCATGAAGGTGGCCGAGATGGCCGGCGAGATGGTCGTCTGTGTCGGCTACTGCGAGGCGGACGGCGAGGACAGGTACAACTCGGCGGTGTGCGTGAGCGGCGACGGCGTCCTTGGCCGGCACCGCAAGGTGCACCTACCGGCCGGTGAGACCGCCGCGTATTCCGCCGGGGACCGCTTCGCCGCCTTCGACACCCCGGTCGGCCGGCTCGGGATGCTCATCGACTATGACAAGACCTTCCCCGAGTCGGCACGAAGCCTGGCACTCGACGGCGCCGAGATCGTCGCCTGCTTGTCGGCCTGGCCGACGAGCGTCACCAACCGGGCGCCGCGGATGGCGCAGGACAGGCAAGCCCGGCTGTTCGACCTGTACGACTGCGCACGAGCTGCGGAGAACCAGGTGGTGGTCGTCTCGTCGAACCAGACCGGGACGATGGGTGGACTGCGTTTCCTCGGCCAGGCGAAGGTCGTCGGCCCCGGCGGGGACATCCTCGCCCGTACCTGGTCCAAGGCGGGGCTCGCGGTAGCGGAACTGGACGTGGCGGCCGAGATCGCGCGGGCCCGGCGGGTGCTCAGGCACCTGGACGAACGCAGACCCGCTGCCTACCGGGGGCTCGGTTGA
- a CDS encoding MSMEG_0572/Sll0783 family nitrogen starvation response protein yields MAELTELERQSLNEIPHPSLPEGSSIYGSTKVFPDYQAEEGEVYFTLVHGIAHESSVSYVAILQATRALRKGFESVIYFYGPGSLNCLATRGFPTTGNSAFPGEHNINNALKTFIAEGGKVYCCRFGLSLHGAREEDLIEGVIPTHPLDVQDALIHYARRGAIINSTYMF; encoded by the coding sequence ATGGCCGAGCTGACCGAGCTGGAGAGGCAGAGCCTGAACGAAATTCCGCACCCCTCGCTGCCGGAGGGGTCGAGCATCTACGGCAGCACCAAGGTCTTCCCGGACTACCAGGCCGAGGAGGGTGAGGTTTACTTCACCCTGGTGCACGGCATCGCTCACGAGTCCTCGGTGAGCTACGTGGCCATCCTGCAGGCCACCCGGGCGCTGCGTAAGGGCTTCGAAAGCGTCATCTACTTCTACGGGCCGGGCTCGCTCAACTGCTTGGCGACCCGCGGTTTCCCCACCACCGGGAACTCGGCCTTCCCCGGCGAGCACAACATCAACAACGCGCTCAAGACGTTCATCGCCGAGGGCGGCAAGGTGTACTGCTGCCGGTTCGGGTTGTCGCTGCACGGGGCGCGTGAGGAGGACCTGATCGAGGGAGTCATCCCCACACACCCGCTGGACGTGCAAGACGCCCTGATCCACTACGCCCGCAGGGGCGCCATCATCAACTCCACCTACATGTTCTAG